One genomic segment of Mytilus galloprovincialis chromosome 5, xbMytGall1.hap1.1, whole genome shotgun sequence includes these proteins:
- the LOC143076044 gene encoding flavin-containing monooxygenase 5-like: protein MKRVAIIGAGCSGLAAIKCCLDEGLQPVCFESEDDIGGLWNYTEAAKYGKGSVYKSCVINTSKEMMAFSDFPPPKHFPTFLPHKYVLQYFKLYASNFGLLNYINFRTSVEIITQCSDFDQTGRWKVTYKSENSRQTVSEIFDGVLVCTGHHTYPNKPTFDGIEHFRGTAIHSHSYRSPQQFADKRVLVVGIGNSAVDIAVDLSNTASEVYLSTRRGAWVIGRKGFWGYPADAVANCRLLFQLPRNVLQYSVEKMANFNFDHESYGVKPKHRSLEAHPTINDDLPIKIMTGKIRIKPDVHNFDDFGVVFEDGSYERFDAVVYATGYSYKIKFLDESVVKIENNKTDLYKYMFPQHLKHPTLAVVGLVQAIGAVMPISEIQCRWFTRVLKGINTLPPLSDMMEDIEAKHLHNSMHIQSQRHTLQTFWIQYMDEIAEKIGCKPNLKRLFIDDPRLALHCLCGPCFPAQYRLQGPGKWNGARASIIGGMERSLSPLKSRILPQNAKIADRSCNVTYIAVPKWLTSYFILCFIFIALLCMCVL from the exons ATGAAGAGGGTTGCAATAATTGGTGCAGGATGCAGTGGTTTAGCTGCTATTAAATGCTGTTTAGATGAAGGTTTACAACCCGTATGTTTTGAAAGTGAAGATGATATTGGTGGACTTTGGAATTATACAGAGGCTGCAAAGTATGGCAAAGGAAGTGTTTATAAATCGTGTGTTATTAATACCAGTAAAGAAATGATGGCGTTTAGCGACTTTCCTCCTCCGAAACATTTTCCAACTTTTTTACCACATAAATATGTTTTACAGTACTTTAAACTTTATGCAAGTAATTTTGGACTTCTTAATTACATAAATTTCAGAACATCCGTCGAGATTATTACACAATGTTCTGATTTTGATCAGACCGGACGATGGAAAGTCACATACAAGTCGGAGAATTCCAGGCAAACTGTCTCAGAGATATTTGACGGTGTATTGGTATGCACCGGACATCATACATATCCAAATAAGCCTACGTTCGATGGAATAGAACATTTTCGTGGTACAGCCATCCATTCCCATAGTTATCGCAGTCCTCAACAATTTGCAGACAAAAGAGTTCTAGTAGTTG GAATTGGGAATTCTGCTGTTGACATTGCAGTTGACCTCAGTAATACAGCATCTGAG GTATATCTTAGTACAAGACGAGGTGCCTGGGTTATCGGTCGCAAAGGATTCTGGGGTTACCCAGCCGATGCCGTTGCCAACTGTCGTCTATTGTTTCAGCTTCCTAGAAATGTTCTTCAGTATTCTGTTGAAAAAATGGCAAACTTCAACTTCGATCACGAATCTTATGGAGTAAAGCCAAAACACAG ATCACTAGAAGCTCATCCCACAATAAACGACGACCTTCCGATAAAAATTATGACTGGCAAAATAAGAATTAAGCCCGATGTCCACAACTTTGATGACTTTGGCGTAGTATTTGAAGACGGAAGTTATGAACGATTTGATGCAGTGGTCTATGCAACTGGATAttcatataaaatcaaatttctgGATGAATCCGTTGTCAAGATCGAGAACAATAAAACAgatctttataaatacatgtttCCTCAACACTTAAAACATCCAACACTTGCAGTAGTCGGACTCGTACAAGCAATAGGTGCAGTGATGCCAATATCAGAAATCCAGTGTAGATGGTTCACTCGTGTTCTTAAAG GTATAAATACACTTCCACCTTTGTCGGACATGATGGAGGACATCGAAGCCAAACATCTCCACAACAGTATGCACATTCAGTCACAGAGGCATACCCTACAG acatTTTGGATACAATATATGGATGAAATAGCAGAGAAAATTGGCTGTAAACCAAATCTCAAACGTTTGTTCATAGATGACCCAAGACTGGCACTCCATTGTTTATGTGGACCCTGTTTTCCTGCTCAGTACAGATTACAAGGCCCAGGAAAGTGGAATGGTGCAAGGGCATCTATCATAGGTGGAATGGAACGTTCACTTTCACCGCTGAAATCCAGGATTCTTCCACAAAATGCTAAAATTGCAGATAGAAGTTGTAATGTTACTTACATAGCCGTTCCAAAATGGCTGACTTCGtattttatattgtgttttatttttattgcattgcTATGTATGTGTGTgttgtaa
- the LOC143076041 gene encoding septin-2-like isoform X2, whose product MFPGLKPSTLSGSYRKDFRNRDKIDRIKEEAVTNGEDEEDEFIGFASLPEQVHRKAVRRGFDFSLMVLGDSGLGKSTLINSLFLTDLYKDREIPDTADLVERTLTTVKKQIEIEEKGVKVRLTIVDTPGYNDAVNAEDSWKRVVSYVDQQFQLYYQAESGLNRKNINDTRIHCCLYFISPYGHGLKPLDILVMKKLHHKVNIVPLIAKSDVLTPKEVKRLKTKVLDDIKENDINIYTFPECDSDEDEEFKEQDKALKEAVPFAVIGSNTVVEAGGKKIRGRMYPWGIVEVDNPKHCDFIKLRQMLISTHMQDLKDITSEIHYENYRAESLLSSEVSKSNRERTKLKRDSIANLDKALETEQLLQEKEAEIQRMQEMLAKMQAQLQNNPNSQNGRLGNVR is encoded by the exons GAAGAAGATGAATTCATAGGTTTTGCATCCTTACCAGAACAGGTTCACAGAAAGGCTGTTAGACGAGGATTTGATTTTAGCTTGATGGTTTTAG GAGACTCTGGTCTTGGAAAATCAACTCTTATAAACAGCCTTTTCCTTACAGACTTGTATAAAGACAGAGAAATCCCAGACACAGCTG ATCTTGTTGAAAGAACTCTCACTACAGTAAAGAAACAAATAGAAATAGAAGAAAAAGGTGTCAAAGTCCGACTGACCATTGTAGATACCCCTGGATATAATGATGCTGTTAACGCTGAAGACAG TTGGAAGAGAGTTGTTTCGTATGTTGATCAACAATTCCAGTTATATTACCAGGCAGAGAGTGGGCTgaacagaaaaaatatcaatgatacaCGAATACACTGTTGTTTATACTTCATATCTCCTTATGGTCATGG GTTAAAACCATTAGATATTTTAGTAATGAAAAAACTACATCACAAAGTCAACATTGTACCTCTCATAGCCAAGTCAGATGTTCTCACACCTAAAGAAGTCAAGAGGTTAAAAACTAAG GTTTTGGACGATATTAAAGAGAATGATATCAACATATATACATTCCCAGAATGTGACAGTGATGAAGATGAGGAGTTCAAGGAACAAGATAAAGCACTTAAG GAAGCAGTGCCATTTGCTGTTATTGGTAGTAATACAGTTGTAGAGGCAGGAGGGAAGAAAATAAGAGGAAGAATGTATCCATGGGGGATTGTTGaag tGGACAATCCAAAGCAttgtgattttataaaactgagGCAGATGCTGATCAG TACACATATGCAGGATTTAAAAGACATCACATCAGAAATTCATTATGAAAACTACAGAGCAGAGTCTTTGTTATCATCAGAAGTTTCAAAGTCTAATAGAGAGAGAAC GAAACTAAAGAGAGATTCCATAGCCAACTTAGACAAAGCCCTGGAAACAGAACAGCTGTTACAAGAGAAAGAAGCAGAG ATACAACGAATGCAAGAAATGTTGGCGAAGATGCAAGCACAGTTACAAAATAACCCAAATTCCCAAAATGGACGATTGGGCAATGTACGGTGA